Proteins found in one Planctomycetota bacterium genomic segment:
- a CDS encoding trypsin-like peptidase domain-containing protein produces MKGPKVCLAAAIGAALVALAAGGARAAPATETPDRAAAPSTMDVARGVEQAIQRAAERVGPAVVNLGVVREMAAGPWSEEGGAIPDGLPDELRGRMREYFDELRRRGERQPFRAQGNGSGCVISEDGFILTSEHVVRDATEIIVTLAGGKHYRARVVGSDPRRDLAVIRIEATVLPVAELGDASGLARGQFVIALGSPFGFGRDGQASLSFGIVSATERAIPGVGAELDRYYGNLIQTDAAITPGNSGGPLVDLEGRVVGVNAVISSRGGTSEGVGFAVPINEQTRAIIERLKRGEAIVYGFLGIEIYEVTEVEALEFGAEAGRGAFVSSVLADTPAA; encoded by the coding sequence ATGAAGGGTCCGAAAGTCTGTCTGGCGGCGGCGATCGGCGCCGCGCTCGTCGCGCTGGCGGCGGGCGGGGCGCGAGCGGCCCCGGCGACGGAGACGCCTGACCGCGCGGCGGCGCCGAGCACGATGGACGTTGCGCGCGGCGTCGAGCAGGCCATTCAGCGGGCGGCCGAACGCGTCGGCCCGGCGGTCGTCAACCTGGGCGTCGTCCGCGAGATGGCGGCCGGGCCCTGGAGCGAGGAAGGCGGCGCCATTCCGGACGGGCTTCCCGACGAGTTGCGCGGGCGCATGCGCGAGTATTTCGATGAACTGCGCCGCCGCGGCGAGCGCCAGCCGTTCCGCGCCCAGGGGAACGGCTCCGGGTGCGTCATCTCCGAGGACGGGTTCATCCTGACGAGCGAGCACGTCGTCCGCGACGCCACCGAAATCATCGTGACGCTGGCGGGCGGAAAACATTACCGGGCCCGCGTCGTCGGGTCCGACCCGCGGCGGGACCTGGCGGTGATCCGCATCGAGGCGACGGTTCTGCCGGTGGCGGAACTCGGCGACGCCTCGGGCCTGGCGCGCGGGCAATTCGTCATCGCGCTCGGGAGCCCGTTCGGTTTCGGGCGCGACGGCCAGGCGAGCCTCTCGTTCGGCATCGTGAGCGCGACGGAGCGGGCGATTCCAGGCGTCGGGGCCGAACTCGACCGCTACTACGGAAACCTGATCCAGACGGACGCGGCCATCACTCCGGGCAACTCGGGCGGACCCCTGGTGGACCTGGAGGGAAGAGTCGTCGGCGTCAACGCCGTCATCTCGAGCCGCGGCGGGACGAGCGAAGGCGTCGGCTTCGCCGTCCCCATCAACGAGCAGACGCGGGCGATCATCGAACGTTTGAAACGCGGCGAAGCGATCGTTTACGGATTCCTCGGCATCGAGATCTACGAGGTGACGGAGGTCGAGGCATTGGAGTTCGGCGCCGAGGCGGGGCGGGGGGCGTTCGTCTCCAGCGTCCTCGCAGATACGCCCGCCGC